In Cucurbita pepo subsp. pepo cultivar mu-cu-16 chromosome LG04, ASM280686v2, whole genome shotgun sequence, the following are encoded in one genomic region:
- the LOC111793531 gene encoding transcription factor bHLH68-like: protein MNRGALQSSVMQQQMMGSENPSWWNMVNSGSIRTSSTQQSSPNNNSPNFLFPHSSLPFPSNFLYDFAQDKDQLPESWSHLLLGGLVGEDDQKGCMGGVFQGKKLEDWEEEILNTNTTTHHQQQHVDVKKENSAHATSCAYVYGHGGSGGGVDGDNYPSLPPKQNWSSIIPVSSPQSCVTSFSSNMLDFSNNNTNSPPDSRPRHPPPDRSSECNSNAAGGGAVKKARVQSSSNQTTFKVRKEKLGDRITALHQLVSPFGKTDTASVLLEAIGYIRFLHSQIEALSLPYLGNTSATTRQLQQHSVQGDINSVFPEHTDQDEEGKKDLRSRGLCLVPVSCTLQVGSDNGADYWAPAFGGGGGFR from the exons ATGAATAGAGGGGCGTTGCAGAGCTCAGTTATGCAGCAACAAATGATGGGCTCAGAAAACCCTAGCTGGTGGAATATGGTGAACAGTGGCAGCATTAGAACATCATCCACACAACAATCTTCTCCCAATAATAACTCTCCCAATTTCCTTTTCCCTCACTCTTCCCTTCCCTTTCCTTCTAATTTCCTCTATGATTTTGCTCAAGACAAGGATCAGCTTCCAGAATCTTGGAGCCACCTTCTATT GGGTGGTTTAGTGGGTGAAGATGATCAAAAGGGTTGTATGGGGGGAGTGTTTCAAGGCAAGAAATTGGAGGATTGGGAAGAGGAGATTTTGAATACTAACACTACTACTCATCACCAACAACAACATGTTGATGTCAAGAAGGAGAACTCAGCTCATGCAACCTCCTGTGCCTATGTTTATGGACATGGTGGTAGCGGTGGCGGTGTCGATGGCGATAATTATCCTTCGTTGCCTCCGAAACAAAACTGGTCGTCTATCATACCGGTCTCGTCTCCTCAATCATGTGTCACAAGTTTCAGTAGTAACATGTTGGATTTTTCAAACAATAATACCAACTCTCCTCCGGATTCTCGCCCTCGACATCCCCCTCCTGATCGCTCCTCCGAG TGTAACAGCAATGCAGCAGGTGGTGGGGCAGTGAAGAAGGCCAGAGTTCAATCCTCTTCAAACCAAACCACTttcaag gTGAGGAAGGAAAAATTAGGTGACAGAATTACCGCTCTCCACCAGCTAGTTTCCCCATTTGGGAAG ACTGACACAGCTTCAGTTTTGTTAGAAGCGATTGGATACATCAGATTCCTCCACAGTCAAATTGAG GCCCTCAGCTTACCCTACTTGGGCAACACTTCGGCAACTACGAGGCAGCTCCAACAACATTCT gttcaaGGGGACATAAATAGTGTTTTTCCTGAACACACTGACCAG GATGAAGAGGGAAAGAAGGATCTGAGGAGTAGAGGACTGTGTCTGGTTCCAGTCTCCTGCACCCTGCAAGTTGGGAGTGACAATGGAGCAGATTATTGGGCTCCGGCgttcggcggcggcggcggtttCCGGTAG
- the LOC111792974 gene encoding putative E3 ubiquitin-protein ligase LIN-1 — translation MVATGAITASSILHHISAFISEILAQSELRKRLLSVVYDIISLSDEIALKPLELAAEALENAIFTDNSSIKSSSLRCAEELLLSLPENACSSFLLSLIYGLNHQNLNSALNLLHLFLSDPSLARSEIAPILFEELFLRHFLPIIHWFHEQRSEILTFFPSNLINNTTEHSISDESEVFPCTKSLSKLSIDQTLKLKELESNYERVLDKNCRVFAKHFKRVLERKDNGGSIAIPMVKLLDKNEKWKEMEQIAEQKLRTEQLSLSFDHNGSLRNCTNLETSTVPERPIEISSTTSSYTFDYDFLLFRILQPIWIEEEQTLEVDCTNKSKSAPPPCVRSQVFGPFNFISEQESSSSSRTFAIFKSTAQDQDDSSEIFSLGSETEFEENDLEKTLFDSEQPKPKNQKLKQTITQSLELDYAMENSRSASPESGEKHITPPKDFVCPITCNIFYDPVTIETGQTYERSAIQEWLDRGNLTCPITGQKLQNTQLPKTNYVLKRLIASWLEENPNFVLDKALDEAESVAVLTSPVSFISQASIDRSMNEMRRAITNLCTSEVLEEAETAVLCVERFWLEENVEGDVQHMLLKPSVINGLVEILVNSVDLQVLRAAIFLLSELGFKGDIVIETLTRVESDVNCIVTLFKRGVVEAVLLIYQLGLSSQTLQEMDIVGSLLNVVKKKEEDVNKMRLSHKSAAVLLLRKILGSKEGSPTVVAVLAENAIESILGSLKAKQVEERIAAVGILLRCIQEDWKCRNIIADKADLALILSSFTKVSNDEQFEIIMFLSELVKLNRTSNEKILRNIKDGSECSTMHSLLTYLQTAHRDQCPVVAGLLLQLDILVEPLKMSIYREEAMDVLISCLRDSDFPTAQISAAETIMSLQGRFNTSGQPLARYFLLERAGLTKNHRKPIGSENIGDALGEVDLTREEDKATDEWERKMAFVLVNHDFGLLLEPLAKGLKSKCAALFSACFVSATWLSHMLGTLPDTGILEAARIFLLDHFLSIFTMTTDIEEKALSLLAINSFVHEPEGLQYLSSDMKNIMRGLKEFRRSTPLAFDMLKVLCEGQDSSTELWSHHELFKVDCSRNGEVLSIAHCKDRIISGHSDGTMKVWAVRGTNLHLLQEIQEHSKGVTSLAVAESEEKLYSGSLDKTIKVWSLGSDIVQCIQVHDVKEQIHNLVVSKTVACFIPHGVGIRVYSWAGESKLLNSSKHVKCLNLMHGKLYCGCHDSSIQEVDLATGTVSYIHSGSRKLLGKANPIHALQVYDEQLFSASTALDGAAVKIRCRSNYGVIGSLSTAMDVRTMAVGSNLTYLGGKGGVVEIWSREKHNKIDTLQIGRNCKVVCMSLNEREDVLVIGTSDGRIQAWEL, via the exons ATGGTGGCCACCGGTGCCATCACCGCGTCGAGTATTCTCCACCACATATCCGCCTTCATCTCTGAAATACTTGCCCAATCCGAACTCCGAAAGCGCCTTCTCTCCGTCGTGTACGACATAATCTCACTCTCAGACGAGATTGCCCTAAAACCCCTAGAGCTTGCAGCCGAAGCTCTCGAAAATGCCATCTTCACCGATAACTCTTCGATCAAATCCTCTTCTCTCCGTTGCGCGGAAGAATTACTCCTCTCCCTTCCTGAAAACGcctgttcttcttttctattATCCCTAATTTACGGCCTCAATCACCAAAATCTCAACTCCGCTCTTAACCTCCTCCATTTATTCCTCTCGGACCCTTCGTTGGCTCGCTCCGAAATCGCTCCGATTCTCTTCGAGGAGCTCTTTCTCCgccattttcttccaattatTCACTGGTTCCACGAACAGAGATCCGAAATCCTGACGTTCTTCCCCTCGAATTTAATCAACAACACTACCGAACATTCAATCAGCGATGAGTCGGAGGTTTTTCCTTGCACGAAATCGTTGTCGAAGTTGAGCATTGATCAGACTTTGAAGCTGAAGGAACTGGAAAGCAATTACGAGCGGGTTTTGGACAAAAATTGCAGAGTTTTTGCTAAACATTTCAAAAGggttttagaaagaaaagacaatGGTGGATCGATCGCAATTCCAATGGTTAAATTATTGGATAAGAATGAGAAGTGGAAGGAAATGGAACAGATTGCAGAGCAGAAACTCAGAACAGAGCAGCTCT CATTAAGCTTTGATCATAATGGGTCTTTAAGAAATTGCACAAATTTAGAAACTTCCACGGTTCCCGAAAGACCCATAGAAATTTCGTCGACGACTTCAAGCTATACGTTTGATTATGACTTCCTTCTCTTCCGTATTCTGCAGCCAATTTGGATCGAAGAGGAACAAACGCTCGAGGTTGACTGTACCAATAAATCAAAGTCAGCGCCGCCGCCGTGTGTTCGTTCCCAAGTATTCGGacctttcaatttcatctccGAGCAAGAATCATCCAGCAGCTCGAGAACTTTTGCTATCTTCAAGTCGACCGCCCAAGACCAAGACGATTCTTCTGAAATTTTCTCGTTGGGATCTGAGACTGAATTCGAG gAAAATGACCTCGAAAAGACATTGTTTGATTCTGAACAGCCGAAACCCAAGAACCAGAAGCTAAAACAGACCATAACCCAATCATTGGAGTTGGATTATGCTATGGAAAATTCCCGCAGCGCCTCGCCGGAAAGTGGTGAAAAGCATATTACACCCCCTAAGGACTTTGTATGTCCCATAACTTGCAACATTTTTTATGACCCAGTAACTATAGAGACGGGTCAGACTTATGAGCGCAGTGCCATTCAAGAATGGCTTGATAGAGGTAACTTGACCTGCCCAATCACTGGACAGAAGCTGCAAAATACCCAACTTCCCAAAACCAATTATGTCCTCAAACGACTTATTGCAAGCTGGTTAGAGGAGAATCCCAATTTTGTATTGGACAAAGCTCTTGATGAGGCTGAATCAGTGGCTGTCTTAACCTCACCTGTTAGTTTCATAAGCCAAGCCTCCATTGACAGAAGTATGAATGAGATGAGGCGTGCAATTACCAATCTCTGTACTTCTGAAGTTTTGGAGGAGGCGGAAACTGCCGTGCTTTGTGTGGAGAGGTTCTGGTTGGAAGAAAATGTGGAAGGGGATGTTCAACATATGTTGTTGAAGCCTTCTGTAATCAATGGACTTGTTGAGATCCTTGTCAATTCTGTTGATCTTCAGGTCTTGAGAGCGGCAATCTTTCTTCTATCAGAGCTGGGATTCAAGGGTGATATTGTGATTGAAACGCTCACTCGAGTCGAGTCAGATGTGAACTGTATTGTGACTCTTTTCAAAAGAGGTGTTGTCGAGGCTGTTCTGTTAATATATCAGTTGGGACTTTCCAGCCAAACTCTACAAGAAATGGACATAGTCGGTTCCCTTTTGAATgttgttaaaaagaaagaagaagatgtgAATAAGATGCGTTTGAGCCATAAATCTGCTGCAGTGCTTTTGCTTAGAAAGATTTTGGGGAGTAAAGAAGGATCTCCGACTGTTGTTGCTGTGCTTGCTGAAAATGCAATTGAAAGTATTTTAGGTAGTTTGAAAGCTAAGCAGGTGGAGGAGCGGATTGCTGCAGTTGGAATCTTGCTAAGATGCATTCAAGAGGATTGGAAGTGTAGAAATATTATAGCTGATAAAGCCGACTTAGCTCTGATTTTGTCAAGTTTCACGAAAGTGAGTAACGACGAACAATTCGAGATCATTATGTTTCTCTCTGAGTTGGTTAAGTTAAACAG GACTTCGAACGAAAAAATTCTTCGAAACATTAAGGATGGAAGCGAATGCAGCACTATGCACTCCCTTTTGACGTACTTACAAACTGCCCACAGAGATCAATGCCCTGTAGTGGCTGGTCTTTTGCTACAACTTGATATCTTG GTGGAACCACTAAAGATGAGTATCTATCGTGAAGAGGCGATGGATGTCCTTATTTCATGCCTCAGAGATTCTGACTTCCCAACAGCTCAAATTTCTGCTGCTGAGACGATAATGTCTTTACAAGGAAGGTTTAACACCTCCGGACAACCCTTAGCTAGgtattttcttcttgaacGTGCTGGCCTTACTAAAAATCACAGGAAACCCATAGGAAGTGAGAATATTGGTGATGCTCTTGGAGAAGTTGACCTTACAAGG gaagaagataagGCAACTGATGAGTGGGAAAGAAAAATGGCATTTGTACTTGTAAACCATGACTTTGGGTTGCTGCTTGAACCATTGGCAAAAGGCTTAAAGAGCAAATGTGCAGCGCTATTTTCAGCATGCTTTGTCTCTGCAACATGGCTGAGTCATATGCTTGGAACTCTTCCTGACACGGGGATTCTAGAAGCTGCTCGAATTTTCTTGCTCGATCACTTCTTATCGATTTTCACAATGACGACAGATATTGAAGAGAAAGCACTTAGCTTGCTAGCAATAAACAGTTTCGTACATGAACCCG AAGGACTGCAGTACCTAAGTTCCgacatgaaaaatattatgagAGGTCTCAAGGAATTTAGGAGATCAACGCCATTGGCCTTTGATATGCTAAAAGTCCTATGTGAGGGACAAGACTCGAGTACT GAACTCTGGAGTCATCATGAATTGTTTAAAGTAGATTGCAGTAGAAATGGAGAAGTACTATCAATTGCTCATTGCAAGGACAGGATCATCTCTGGCCATTCAGATGGAACAATGAAG GTCTGGGCTGTTAGAGGCACTAATCTTCATCTCCTACAAGAAATTCAAGAGCACTCTAAGGGAGTCACCAGTCTAGCAGTTGCAGAATCCGAAGAGAAATTATACAGTGGCTCCTTAGACAAGACCATAAAG GTATGGTCTCTAGGTAGTGATATAGTCCAATGTATACAAGTTCACGATGTGAAGGAACAAATTCACAACTTAGTCGTTTCAAAAACTGTTGCTTGCTTCATCCCCCATGGAGTTGGTATCAGG gTTTATTCATGGGCCGGGGAATCGAAGTTACTTAACTCAAGCAAACATGTCAAGTGTTTGAATCTTATGCATGGAAAACTATACTGTGGATGCCATGATAGTAGCATCCAG GAGGTTGATTTGGCTACAGGTACCGTAAGTTACATCCACAGTGGTTCTAGAAAACTATTGGGAAAGGCCAATCCTATCCATGCACTACAAGTTTACGACGAACAATTATTTTCAGCCAGTACTGCTTTAGATGGAGCAGCTGTGAAG ATCCGGTGTAGGTCGAACTATGGTGTGATTGGATCACTGTCAACGGCAATGGATGTAAGAACTATGGCTGTAGGCTCAAATCTAACTTACTTGGGAGGTAAAGGAGGAGTGGTTGAAATTTGGAGCAGGGAAAAGCACAACAAAATAGACACACTTCAAATTGGTAGAAACTGCAAGGTCGTTTGCATGAGTCTCAACGAACGGGAGGATGTTCTGGTCATCGGTACATCCGATGGTAGGATTCAG GCTTGGGAACTATga
- the LOC111793836 gene encoding putative E3 ubiquitin-protein ligase LIN-1 — protein sequence MEESGNNGLESGEMHNTHPKDFVCPITCNIFYDPVTIETGQTYERSAIQEWLDRGNSTCPITGQKLQNTQLPKTNYVLKRLIASWLEENPNFVTDKALDEADSAAVLTSPVSVISQASINISMEVRHAISNIVSSEVLEEAESAVLCVERFWLEENVDVEIQNMLLKPPVINGLVEILINSVDLQVLRATIFLLSELGFKDAAVIQTLTRVESDVDCIVTLFKSGLMEAVVLIYRFGLSIQRLQEMDLAGSLLNVVKKKEDGNKMQLSPKSAAVILLRKILGRSKEGSLIAVAVLAENAIESILVSLKAKQVEERIAAVGILLRCIQEDGKCRNMMADKADLAPILGSFMEVSNDEQFEIIMFLSELVKLNRRTFNEQILQNIKDGGECSTMHSLLVYLQTAPRDQCPVVAGFLLQLDILVEPRKSSIYREEAMDVLLSCLGNSDFPTAQISAAETIMSLQGRFSTSGRPLARYVLLERVGFAKGCMKPKRRDNNSSGPGDVELSIKAEERANDEWERKMAFVLVSHDFGLLFEPLAKGLKSKYAALFSACFVSATWLSHMLKVLPDMGILDAARVCLLDHFVSIFITTTDIEEKALALLGMNSFVHQPEGLQYLSSNMKDIMRGLKELRRSTALAFEMLKVLCEGEESSAELWSHQELFLVDCSKNGEVLSIAYFKEKIISGHSDGTIKVWSVGGTNLHLLQETQEHSKGVTSLAIIESEEKLYSGSLDKTIKVWSLGSDVIQCIQVHDVKDQVHNLVVSKTIACFIPHGAGIRVYSWGEESKLLNSNKHVKCLNLVRGTLYCGCHDSSIQEVDLATGTVSYIHIGSRKLLGKPNIVQSLQMYDEQLFSASTTLDGAAVKIWSMSNNSVIATLSTAMDIRTMAVSSDLTYLGGRGGVVEIWGRDKLNKIDALQTGRICKVACMTLNEREDVLVIGTSDGRIQAWGL from the exons ATGGAAGAATCCGGCAATAACGGGCTGGAAAGTGGCGAAATGCATAATACACATCCTAAGGACTTCGTATGCCCCATCACTTGCAACATTTTTTATGATCCAGTAACTATAGAGACGGGTCAGACTTATGAACGAAGTGCTATTCAAGAATGGCTTGATAGAGGGAACTCAACCTGCCCAATCACTGGACAGAAGCTGCAAAACACCCAACTTCCCAAAACCAATTATGTGCTCAAAAGACTGATTGCAAGTTGGCTGGAGGAGAATCCTAACTTTGTTACAGATAAAGCTCTTGATGAGGCTGACTCCGCGGCTGTTTTGACCTCACCTGTTAGTGTCATAAGTCAAGCCTCCATTAACATAAGTATGGAGGTGAGGCATGCAATTTCCAATATCGTTTCTTCTGAAGTTTTGGAGGAGGCAGAAAGTGCTGTGCTTTGTGTTGAGAGGTTTTGGTTGGAAGAGAATGTGGATGTGGAGATTCAAAATATGTTGTTGAAGCCTCCTGTAATCAATGGACTTGTTGAAATCCTTATCAACTCTGTTGATCTCCAGGTTTTGAGAGCCACAATTTTTCTCCTATCAGAGCTGGGATTCAAGGATGCTGCTGTCATTCAAACGCTCACCCGGGTTGAGTCGGATGTAGACTGTATTGTGACACTTTTCAAAAGTGGTTTAATGGAGGCTGTTGTGTTGATATATCGGTTTGGACTTTCCATCCAGCGTCTACAAGAGATGGACTTGGCCGGTTCCCTTTTGAATGTtgttaagaagaaagaagatgggAATAAGATGCAATTGAGCCCAAAATCTGCTGCGGTGATTTTACTTAGAAAGATTTTGGGAAGGAGTAAAGAAGGATCTCTGATTGCTGTTGCTGTGCTTGCTGAAAATGCAATTGAAAGTATTTTAGTTAGTTTAAAAGCCAAGCAGGTAGAGGAGAGGATTGCTGCAGTTGGGATCTTGCTAAGATGCATTCAAGAGGACGGGAAGTGCAGAAATATGATGGCTGATAAAGCTGACTTAGCTCCAATTTTGGGAAGCTTCATGGAAGTGAGTAACGACGAACAATTTGAGATCATTATGTTTCTCTCTGAGTTAGTTAAGTTAAACAG GAGGACTTTCAATGAACAAATTCTTCAAAACATAAAGGACGGAGGTGAATGCAGTACCATGCACTCCCTTTTGGTATATTTGCAGACTGCCCCCAGAGATCAATGCCCTGTTGTGGCTGGTTTTCTGCTACAACTTGATATCTTG GTCGAACCAAGAAAGTCGAGTATATATCGTGAAGAAGCAATGGATGTTCTTTTATCATGCCTTGGAAATTCTGACTTTCCAACAGCTCAAATTTCAGCAGCTGAGACGATTATGTCTTTACAAGGGAGGTTTAGTACATCCGGAAGACCCTTAGCTAGGTATGTTCTTCTTGAACGTGTTGGATTTGCGAAAGGTTGCATGAAACCCAAACGAAGAGATAATAATAGCAGTGGTCCTGGAGACGTTGAACTTTCAATA AAGGCAGAAGAGAGAGCAAATGATGAATGGGAAAGAAAGATGGCATTTGTACTTGTGAGCCATGACTTTGGCTTGTTGTTTGAGCCATTGGCAAAAGGCTTAAAGAGCAAATATGCCGCGTTATTTTCTGCTTGCTTTGTCTCTGCCACATGGCTCAGTCATATGCTCAAGGTTCTTCCAGACATGGGGATTCTAGACGCTGCTCGAGTTTGCTTGCTTGACCACTTTGTATCGATTTTCATAACAACAACGGATATCGAAGAGAAAGCACTTGCCTTGCTAGGAATGAACAGTTTCGTACACCAACCAG AAGGACTGCAGTACCTAAGTTCCAACATGAAAGATATCATGAGAGGTCTCAAGGAACTTAGGAGATCAACAGCATTGGCCTTTGAAATGCTAAAAGTTCTTTGTGAGGGAGAAGAGTCAAGTGCC GAACTCTGGAGTCATCAAGAGTTGTTTCTTGTAGATTGCAGTAAAAATGGAGAAGTGCTATCAATTGcttatttcaaagaaaaaatcatttctGGCCATTCTGATGGAACAATCAAG GTCTGGTCTGTTGGAGGAACTAATCTTCATCTCCTACAAGAAACTCAAGAACACTCCAAGGGAGTCACCAGTCTAGCAATTATAGAATCCGAAGAAAAACTATACAGTGGCTCTTTAGACAAGACCATTAAG GTATGGTCTTTAGGTAGTGATGTAATCCAATGTATACAAGTTCATGATGTGAAGGATCAAGTTCATAATTTAGTCGTTTCAAAGACCATTGCTTGCTTCATCCCACATGGAGCTGGTATCAGG GTTTATTCATGGGGTGAGGAATCGAAGTTACTaaactcaaacaaacatgTCAAGTGTTTGAATCTTGTGCGTGGAACACTTTACTGTGGATGCCATGATAGTAGCATCCAG GAGGTCGATTTGGCTACAGGAACCGTAAGTTACATCCACATTGGTTCAAGAAAATTACTGGGAAAGCCCAATATCGTTCAGTCACTTCAAATGTACGACGAACAATTATTTTCAGCCAGCACTACTTTAGATGGTGCAGCTGTGAAG ATTTGGAGTATGTCAAACAACAGTGTGATTGCAACACTGTCAACTGCAATGGATATAAGGACTATGGCTGTAAGCTCAGATCTAACTTACTTAGGAGGCAGAGGAGGAGTGGTTGAAATCTGGGGTAGGGACAAGCTCAACAAAATAGACGCACTTCAAACTGGTAGAATCTGCAAGGTTGCTTGTATGACACTCAACGAAAGGGAGGATGTTCTTGTCATTGGAACATCTGATGGTCGAATTCAG GCTTGGGGACTGTGA
- the LOC111793844 gene encoding peroxiredoxin-2-like: MAPIAVGDSLPDGIVAYFDENDQLQQASVHSLVAGKKVVLFGVPGAFTPTCSTKHVPGFIEKSGDLKAKGVNDILLISVNDPFVMKAWSKTFPENKDVKFLADGSAAYTHALGLELDLSEKGLGIRSKRFALLVDNLKVVVANIEAGGEFTVSSAEDILKAL, encoded by the exons ATGGCTCCGATTGCTGTTGGGGATTCGTTGCCGGATGGGATAGTGGCCTACTTCGATGAAAACGATCAGCTTCAACAAGCGTCCGTACACTCCCTCGTCGCTGGGAAGAAGGTGGTTCTCTTTGGAGTACCCGGTGCCTTCACTCCCACTTGCAG TACGAAGCATGTGCCGGGCTTTATTGAGAAAAGTGGAGATCTTAAGGCAAAGGGTGTCAATGATATTCTACTTATTAGTG TCAATGACCCCTTCGTGATGAAGGCCTGGTCCAAGACTTTCCCTGAGAACAAGGATGTCAAGTTCCTTGCAGATGGCTCTGCAGCATATACACATGCTCTCGGCCTCGAGCTCGATCTTTCAGAAAAAGGGCTCGGCATCCGGTCCAAGCGGTTTGCTCTCTTAGTTGATAACCTCAAGGTTGTAGTTGCAAATATTGAGGCTGGTGGAGAATTTACCGTCTCCAGTGCTGAGGACATCCTCAAGGCTCTTTGA
- the LOC111793266 gene encoding rac-like GTP-binding protein ARAC7: protein MSVSRFVKCVTVGDGAVGKTCMLICYTSNKFPTDYIPTVFDNFSANVAVDGNIVNLGLWDTAGQEDYSRLRPLSYRGADVFVLAFSLISKASYENVLKKWMPELRRFAPSVPIVLVGTKLDLRDNGAYFADQMRSNTITYSQGEELRKQIGAAAYIECSSKTQQNVKAVFDTAIKVVLQPPRRIEMTRKKRSRRSGCSIVRCIACGGCAV from the exons ATGAGTGTTTCAAGGTTTGTGAAGTGTGTCACTGTCGGAGATGGAGCTGTTGGGAAGACTTGTATGCTCATCTGTTACACCAGTAACAAGTTCCCCACC GATTATATCCCCACAGTTTTCGACAACTTCAGTGCTAATGTGGCTGTGGATGGGAATATTGTCAACTTGGGATTATGGGACACTGCTG GTCAAGAAGATTACAGCAGACTTAGGCCACTGAGTTATAGGGGCGCTGATGTTTTTGTTCTGGCATTCTCGTTAATCAGTAAGGCGAGTTATGAGAATGTTCTTAAGAAG TGGATGCCGGAACTTAGACGGTTTGCGCCTAGTGTCCCTATTGTTCTTGTTGGAACAAAGTTGG atCTTCGTGACAATGGAGCTTATTTTGCTGATCAAATGAGATCAAACACAATAACATATTCTCAG GGAGAAGAGCTTAGGAAACAAATTGGTGCTGCTGCATATATTGAATGTAGCTCTAAGACTCAACAG aaTGTCAAAGCTGTTTTTGACACTGCAATCAAGGTTGTTCTTCAACCTCCAAGGAGAATTGAGATGACTAGGAAGAAAAGAAGCCGAAGGTCTGGTTGCTCAATTGT AAGGTGCATTGCGTGTGGTGGATGTGCTGTTTAA